CTTATCTAACTGAAGAATTTACCGCCAATCACAACATTCAAATTGATACAGATATGCGGGTTCGTTCTCAACTATCCGCAGAAGCGATCGCGCCAATTTATCGAATTCTCCAGGAAGCCCTCACCAACATTGCCAAACACAGCGATGCCGACCGAGTACGCTTGCATGTCATCGACAATCCAACCGAAATTTCCTTGCTTGTCGAAGACAATGGCTGCGGGTTCGACCCCAGCGCCAATACCACCGGATTTGGATTGCAAAGCATGCGGGAACGCGCGGAAGCCCTCGGCGGTCGATTGACCTTACACAGCCAACCCGGTCGGGGATGTCAAATTCGCGTGACCGTTCCCCAGGAGGGAGAAAGCAGTGATTAAACTGTTGCTGGCAGACGACCAAAGCATCGTTCGCGAAGGGTTGCGCAGCCTGCTGCAAGCCAAACCCGATTTGGAAGTAGTTGGAGAAGCAGAAAACGGTCAAATTGCCCTAGAACAAGCGATCGCTTTGCAAGTGGATGTGGTATTGATGGACGTACGCATGCCTGTCATGGATGGGGTTGCCGCCACCCGCCACCTGTACGAACGCGCCCCAGAGATTAAAGTATTGGTACTGACTACTTTCGATGATGATGAATATGTTTCCCAGTCCATGCGCTACGGGGCCAAGGGATATTTGCTCAAGGATACGCCATCAGAAGAACTTGCAGAAGCCATTCGAGCGGTTTACAAAGGGTATACACAGCTCGGACCGGGGTTGTTTGAAAAAGCTATGGCTGCCCCACCACCAGCCGACGACCCACCGGCATTGGAATTGCTAACGCCGCGAGAGCGAGAGGTATTGCGGCTTATTGCTCAGGGATACAGCAACCGCGAAATTGCCAGCCAACTCTACATTTCCGAACGCACGGTGAAAAACCACGTCAACAGCATTCTCCATCGGTTGGATTTGCGCGATCGCACCCAAGCAGCCATTTTCGCCACCCGCCACTTGCGCTTATCGTGAGATACATTTCGCGATCGCATCTGGTAAAAACTTATTCTTGGGCAAAGGTATTTGCGTAAACCTTTTTATCCTGCTCGGAAAACAGCACAAAAATAACTTTCTCTATTTCCGGATGTCCTTCTAAAAACGCCGCCACCGTATCCACAGCAATTTGACTCGCCTCACGGATGGGATACCCATAAACCCCACAGGAAATCGCCGGAAAAGCAATGGTTTTTACCTCATTTTCCACAGCCAATTGCAGGCTATTCCGATAACAATTTGCCAGCAAATCCCCATCATTGGGATTTTTCCCGTAAACCGGACCCACCGTATGAATCACATAACGCGCCGGCAGATTGTAGCCATTGGTGATTCGAGCTTCCCCAGTAGAACATCCACCTAACCTCCGGCATTCCTCCAGTAACTGCGGACCAGCCGCGCGATGGATAGCACCATCGACACCACCCCCACCCAACAGGGAAGAATTCGCCGCATTGACAATCGCATCCACCTTCATTTGGGTAATATCGCCGCGAACGACTTCCATGCGATCGCGAACTTCCGGTTTCATAAGATTCCTCCTTAACAACCAACAAAAAAGAAATCCCACCATAAATCATATCAAATCCGATATTTCTAAACCACAAATATAACCAAAACCGTCCCCCTTTACAAGGAGGACTACAGGGGGTTCCAACCGACGATAACTTGCGAGTCTTTACAGTACAGATTCCGTATCATATCACAATTATTCTAGCCACGATCGACCCCGGCACCAAACAAGTTCCCAATCCCATTTTCTTTCTAAGAAATCCAATTTTTTGATACCAAAAATTCCCTGTAGGGGCAACCCCCCGTGGTTGCCCCCTAATTGTGGTTGCCCCATAATTGTGGTTGCCCCATATAATTGTGGTTGCCCCCTAATTGTGGTTGCCCCCTAATTGTGGTTGCCCCATAATTGTGGTTGCTACAACATCAAAAATATCGATTCACAAAGCCACAATCGGAAAATGGGAATCCCGATAAAAACAAGTCATATCGTCAAACTTGCGCAACTCCGCCTGTTTTATCCAA
This is a stretch of genomic DNA from Geitlerinema sp. PCC 9228. It encodes these proteins:
- a CDS encoding response regulator transcription factor, whose amino-acid sequence is MIKLLLADDQSIVREGLRSLLQAKPDLEVVGEAENGQIALEQAIALQVDVVLMDVRMPVMDGVAATRHLYERAPEIKVLVLTTFDDDEYVSQSMRYGAKGYLLKDTPSEELAEAIRAVYKGYTQLGPGLFEKAMAAPPPADDPPALELLTPREREVLRLIAQGYSNREIASQLYISERTVKNHVNSILHRLDLRDRTQAAIFATRHLRLS
- a CDS encoding O-acetyl-ADP-ribose deacetylase produces the protein MKPEVRDRMEVVRGDITQMKVDAIVNAANSSLLGGGGVDGAIHRAAGPQLLEECRRLGGCSTGEARITNGYNLPARYVIHTVGPVYGKNPNDGDLLANCYRNSLQLAVENEVKTIAFPAISCGVYGYPIREASQIAVDTVAAFLEGHPEIEKVIFVLFSEQDKKVYANTFAQE